In one window of Macrobrachium rosenbergii isolate ZJJX-2024 chromosome 11, ASM4041242v1, whole genome shotgun sequence DNA:
- the Gale gene encoding UDP-glucose 4-epimerase, which produces MGRVVLVTGGAGYVGSHTVVELLKADHTVIVVDNCVNAAKATAGDGLPPALERVQKITGKTLTFHELSLLNRQALVNVFSKYKVDVVIHLAALKAVGESVEKPLAYYANNITGTLNLLEVMSEVGVKRLIFSSSATVYGVPQYLPADEKHPTGVGVTNPYGQTKYVCEQIMKDLAIADKDWRIVLLRYFNPVGSHESGLIGEDPNGIPNNLVPYISQVAIGRRPHVNVFGNDYNTADGTGVRDYIHVVDLAIGHEVAIAKIFQPDFTGAKAYNLGTGMGISVLEMINAFSKACEKEIPYKIVGRREGDVATVVASCALAEKELNWKATRGLDQMCEDTWRWQRMNPNGFS; this is translated from the exons ATGGGCAGGGTCGTGCTGGTTACAGGAGGAGCTGGGTATGTGGGGTCTCACACGGTTGTGGAGCTCCTGAAGGCGGACCATACCGTCATTGTGGTGGATAACTGTGTGAATGCAGCGAAGGCCACCGCAGGAGATGGCCTCCCCCCAGCACTGGAGAGAGTTCAGAAGATCACGGGCAAGACCCTGACTTTTCATGAGCTATCGCTCCTGAATCGTCAAGCTCTAGTCAATGTGTTCTCAAAG TACAAAGTAGATGTCGTGATACATCTAGCAGCACTGAAAGCTGTTGGTGAATCGGTGGAGAAACCGCTGGCATACTACGCTAACAATATTACGGGTACACTTAACTTACTAGAG gtGATGAGTGAGGTCGGAGTCAAGAGACTAATCTTCTCGTCGTCTGCTACTGTGTACGGTGTACCACAGTATTTACCTGCTGATGAAAAGCACCCAACTGGAGTTGGGGTTACGAACCCTTATGGCCAGACTAAATATGTGTGTGAGCAGATCATGAAGGACTTGGCCATAGCGGATAAG gattGGCGTATTGTGTTGCTACGGTATTTTAATCCAGTTGGATCTCATGAGTCTGGTCTCATAGGCGAGGACCCTAATGGCATTCCAAATAATTTAGTTCCTTACATTTCCCAAGTTGCAATAGGAAGGCGGCCTCATGTCAACGTTTTCGGCAATGATTATAACACAGCTGATGGGACAG GAGTCCGCGATTATATACACGTTGTTGACTTGGCTATTGGACACGAAGTAGCTATAGCCAAAATCTTCCAGCCCGACTTCACGGGTGCCAAAGCGTATAACCTGGGAACGGGGATGGGCATTTCTGTTCTCGAGATGATCAACGCCTTTTCTAA GGCCTGCGAAAAAGAAATCCCCTACAAGATTGTCGGGAGGAGAGAAGGAGATGTGGCAACCGTTGTTGCGTCCTGTGCCTTAGCAGAAAAAGAACTTAACTGGAAAGCAACGAGGGGGCTGGATCAGATGT GTGAAGACACATGGCGCTGGCAGCGTATGAACCCCAATGGATTCTCCTAA